The genomic segment ATTCATCGGAAAATTGGAGGAGTCCCCACGGGTCCCTCGCAGGTTCGTCAGGGAAATTTGTAAATGTATATTTATGAAAATGACGCTCTAGTTCTTTCAAACGTCGCCTCACGCCCAGTAGTTCGCCGTCGATCGAGAAAGCGCTGCGCGCTTCACGCCATCGCCAAAGGGAAGGAGACATCAGATTTGCTAATAAATATGAAGGTATAAGGATATCTCTATCTTTTTCCAGTTCGAGAACAGTCAAAGTAACGGCCCTTGACCTGTTTTCAAAAAGCTTGGCCTCCAGTTGCTGACTTTTGTACATGTCTGACATACTTTGTAATATACCACAAGAGTTGGAATGATTCCCCCCCTCACCCCTCATGCTTCACTTTTATCTTCTTCGTTATAGCCTTGCCGTCAGTAATGACATTCACAAAATAAAAGCCGTCAGGCTCAGCGAATATATCGATTGGAATATAGCTTTCTTTAAGTCCTGGATATTTCTGCTCAAAGACGACTCGTGATTTATCCTCGGTCGTGATCTGAATGACCGCGTCCGTCGGTTCGTTGTAAAAAATCTCAAGAGTGAATCTGCCTGGGTTGCGCATCGGGAACGGTGTGACCAAGGGAAGCATTTCTGCCGGATTCTGTATTGTGGAGTTCGGATATGTACCAAATGAAAAACGGATGTTACTGCCAAAATCGGAGAGAAACGATTTGAGCAGACGGCCTTTCATATCGAGCAGTCTCGCGTAGCCATAGCCACCCTCGGGATTGAACCAAAAATCCAATCCGTCCCCCGCGCTGTCTTTGACAATCAGTTCGTAACAGTCATTGGGAAGTAAGAGCGTGTCATAATAGACCTTGTTGGCCGCAAGTGTCCCAAGTTTCCGCTCGGCGACAATTGTGCCAGTTGAGTTGGTAATTGCGTACGACGTATGCGATGAGTCGGCGTTGGTTCGAAGCGCCAACACCAAAACTGTATCGAAGCTGGGCGGAGTGACCCACGTTGATCTATAATTATTATCAGCCGGGTACTCATCGGGTACGCCGTTGGGCATCTCAAGAGCGGCCACATAGGACGTGTGTCCTTCATCCAAACCGACCATGCGAGGGAGCGTGATTACCTTCGACCGCTGGGACTCAATATGACCCCTCCAGGTATAGGTATCTTCATTCATGCCGGCCACCCCGTAATTTATGGTTACCGAGGTTAGCGGGCGCTTTCCACTGTTCTTGACAACAATTTGGGCGTCGCTGCAAATCGGATTCATCCGCCCATATTCGTTTTCCGTGCTTGGCGCGATGATTGTTTCAAGCGTCGCATCGTTTCTCGTCCTCGGCTCAGCATAGTAAAACAGATACGCCGAAAAATGATAATTCGCGCTCGGTGTGTTGGGATTGATGTATGGCTCCAAGTCGACATTCACTGAGTGCTCTGAATGCGGCCTGACAGAAAAATCAAAGACATCTGGGATCACTATCGCCCCCGGACACCATCCGGCGCGGTCGTATATCCAGGTCCCAGCCTGTGGAGAGAGCGGATTGTCGCCGCACTCGCGCCAAATCTGACTCTGGTCGACCAGCGAGTCATCAAAAAAGATCTGTCTATATTTATTACAAAATTCGGCACAGTTTTCAAGGTCATCCATCCCATGTCCGCTCTGAAGAATTCTCAGCCGCGCCCTTGTCGCTTCATGGGGAACCGAGAATGAATAGGGCATCAGGATATTCTCAATGGGCTTTGAACTGTTGCCATATGGAAAACTTCCGGTCCATAATGTGTCCATTCCAAGGCAGGTCATTGCAGGTTGTCCTTTGCTGATTTCAAAATCGAGTGTGACCTGCCAACCGCGGTCGGTATTGCTTTCGTAGCCAGTATGATTGAACTCGACTTCAACTGAGTCATGGAGCAAAACCCCAAAATCAGTTACATCGACATGCCAGGTAAAGGAAAATGTCGAGTCAAAGCGCCAGCCGTACGGGGAAATCATACGGCCGATCTCGATATTCCTGGGAGCCGAATCAGCCCCGCCGACCCGACGCAGGTAGATATTGTCGATATAATCCCATTCGCCGCAACGGAGGGAGTCCAGGCAACGGTACGTGACGTACAGATTCACGGCGCGATATTCAACACCTTCCGGCGGAAATACTGTCCATTTTTTGTATGGATTGGACCCTGTCGATGGATCAGTTACAACTTTCGTGTTATAGTGCGAGAAAATGTGAACAAGCTGTCTTTTGTCGGTGTAGGCGTTGAGACTGTTCGGAATGATAATCGAAATGAGTGTGAAGAGCAGGGTATATCTTTTCATGGCTGAAATGAATGGTTTAGCCAAGAGAATGCAAGCGATTTAGCTAACAAAAAAACGCCCAGAGAGAAGCTTCCTAGGCGTCACCACACGATAGAGGCCGATTCAGGGCTGGTTATTTTATCAAAGAAAA from the Candidatus Zixiibacteriota bacterium genome contains:
- a CDS encoding peptide-N-glycosidase F-related protein yields the protein MKRYTLLFTLISIIIPNSLNAYTDKRQLVHIFSHYNTKVVTDPSTGSNPYKKWTVFPPEGVEYRAVNLYVTYRCLDSLRCGEWDYIDNIYLRRVGGADSAPRNIEIGRMISPYGWRFDSTFSFTWHVDVTDFGVLLHDSVEVEFNHTGYESNTDRGWQVTLDFEISKGQPAMTCLGMDTLWTGSFPYGNSSKPIENILMPYSFSVPHEATRARLRILQSGHGMDDLENCAEFCNKYRQIFFDDSLVDQSQIWRECGDNPLSPQAGTWIYDRAGWCPGAIVIPDVFDFSVRPHSEHSVNVDLEPYINPNTPSANYHFSAYLFYYAEPRTRNDATLETIIAPSTENEYGRMNPICSDAQIVVKNSGKRPLTSVTINYGVAGMNEDTYTWRGHIESQRSKVITLPRMVGLDEGHTSYVAALEMPNGVPDEYPADNNYRSTWVTPPSFDTVLVLALRTNADSSHTSYAITNSTGTIVAERKLGTLAANKVYYDTLLLPNDCYELIVKDSAGDGLDFWFNPEGGYGYARLLDMKGRLLKSFLSDFGSNIRFSFGTYPNSTIQNPAEMLPLVTPFPMRNPGRFTLEIFYNEPTDAVIQITTEDKSRVVFEQKYPGLKESYIPIDIFAEPDGFYFVNVITDGKAITKKIKVKHEG